Proteins encoded by one window of Polaribacter haliotis:
- a CDS encoding sensor histidine kinase has translation MEPRKLFIITLRHHVIFWLIYFLFNTFRWGRYFNDFMYSFKTNLIGFPIHIFLAYLNIYYLMPKFVFKRKYNIYILFVILALLAMVFLKFNLTYYLISNDVWPEGPQQINQFTMDYAIDMMIGELYVVTFVTAIKITMDWIKEHKRLIDLEKVQLETELLFLRSQVSPHFFFNTLNNIYSLAIEKSEKTPKIILKLSELMRYILYETGNKRQSLEKEILCIQNYIELERMRHGELLEVNMDMAGNIMGKKIAPILLLSFVENAFKHGIDKNIYEVKLDISFEIKENFLYFKITNPTPAVSIYEKNKIIPNFGGIGLTNVKKRLELGYRKEDYDLSIETINNLFIVNLKIKV, from the coding sequence ATGGAACCAAGAAAACTATTTATAATAACACTAAGACATCATGTAATTTTTTGGTTAATTTATTTCCTATTTAATACTTTTCGATGGGGTAGATATTTTAACGATTTTATGTATTCTTTTAAAACCAACCTTATAGGTTTTCCAATACATATTTTCTTAGCCTATCTTAATATTTATTATTTAATGCCCAAATTTGTTTTCAAACGTAAATATAACATTTATATACTCTTTGTTATTTTGGCTTTGTTGGCAATGGTTTTCCTTAAATTTAACCTAACTTACTACCTTATTAGTAACGATGTTTGGCCAGAAGGACCTCAACAAATTAATCAATTTACTATGGATTATGCCATAGATATGATGATTGGAGAATTATACGTTGTAACCTTTGTAACTGCCATTAAAATTACAATGGATTGGATTAAGGAGCACAAAAGATTAATAGATTTAGAAAAAGTGCAATTAGAAACAGAATTACTTTTTTTGAGGTCTCAGGTGTCTCCACACTTCTTTTTTAACACATTAAATAACATTTATTCTTTAGCCATTGAAAAATCAGAAAAAACGCCGAAAATAATTTTAAAGCTTTCGGAGTTAATGCGATATATTCTTTATGAAACAGGCAACAAAAGACAAAGTCTAGAAAAAGAAATTCTGTGTATTCAAAATTATATTGAATTAGAAAGAATGAGACATGGAGAATTACTGGAAGTAAATATGGATATGGCTGGAAATATTATGGGAAAAAAAATAGCTCCTATATTGCTGTTATCTTTCGTAGAAAATGCATTTAAACATGGAATTGACAAAAATATTTATGAAGTGAAATTAGATATTAGTTTTGAAATTAAAGAAAACTTTCTTTATTTTAAAATAACAAATCCTACTCCTGCAGTTTCAATTTATGAAAAGAATAAAATTATACCTAATTTTGGAGGTATTGGATTAACAAACGTAAAAAAAAGATTAGAACTTGGATATCGTAAAGAAGACTACGATTTATCCATTGAAACAATAAATAATTTATTTATTGTAAACTTAAAAATAAAAGTATAA
- a CDS encoding GH92 family glycosyl hydrolase, with amino-acid sequence MIYFKNPNIKIFYILVTILTVVSCDKTNLEQETKSLTEFVDPFIGTGGHGHTYPGATVPFGMLQVTPVNGISKWDWCSGYHYSDSVAVGFSHLALSGTGIGDLADILFMPINKKVDLSINPKSRDSIAYRSSYSHDNETAKPGYYQVFLEDHNVNVELTTTKRTAYHKYTFKKEDKQSVVIDLGFAINWDTPLKTSINIEDEYTISGTRFSKGWARNQKVFFVAKFSKPITKHQLYSDGNFSNNNSSEGTKTATQLFFDTKNKEELFVKVALSSVSVENAKDNLREGGFDFNIIKDEAEDKWSNALTKIEVETPVDSLKTIFYTAMYHAQLAPVTYSDKNGQFRKENDEIVTAKNYTAYSTLSLWDTFRAEHPLLTLTAPDRVSDIINTMLAYYETKEILPVWTLYANETNTMTGYHSIPVIVEAYMKGIRGFDTEKAFEAMKTTMMQDERGLNHYKKYGYIPYSLLDESVTITLEYAYDDWCVAQMAKALGKDADYKFFLDRSKAYQHLFDNKTGFMRGRSVDGKSFNEPFDAKHSNHREQTDYTEGNAWQHSWFVPQDPEDFIKLHGSNEVFASRLEQLFTESSEITGDNISADISGLIGQYAHGNEPSHHIAYLFNHANQPWRTQYWARHIMDTQYNTTPNGLSGNEDCGQMSAWYALSSIGLYAMNPASGNYEIGSPIFEKATIKVSEGKTFIIEGENVSDKNIYIQSATLNGKEFNRTNISHKEILEGGTLHFVMGSQPNKNWGSLK; translated from the coding sequence ATGATATATTTTAAAAATCCGAATATAAAGATATTTTACATTTTAGTAACCATTCTAACAGTTGTTTCATGTGATAAAACTAATTTAGAGCAAGAAACAAAATCATTAACAGAATTTGTGGATCCTTTTATAGGAACAGGTGGTCATGGACATACATATCCAGGAGCAACAGTTCCTTTTGGAATGTTGCAAGTAACTCCTGTAAATGGAATCTCTAAATGGGACTGGTGTTCAGGGTATCATTATTCAGATTCTGTGGCTGTTGGTTTTAGTCATTTGGCTTTAAGTGGAACAGGAATTGGAGATTTGGCAGATATTCTTTTTATGCCAATTAATAAAAAAGTCGATTTATCTATCAATCCAAAATCTAGAGATAGTATTGCTTATAGATCTTCTTATAGTCATGACAATGAAACAGCAAAACCTGGTTATTATCAAGTTTTTTTAGAAGACCATAATGTAAATGTAGAATTAACAACAACAAAAAGAACAGCATATCATAAATATACTTTTAAAAAGGAAGATAAACAATCTGTAGTTATTGATTTAGGATTCGCAATAAACTGGGATACACCTCTTAAAACATCTATAAATATTGAAGATGAATACACAATAAGTGGAACTCGTTTCAGTAAAGGTTGGGCAAGAAATCAAAAAGTATTTTTTGTGGCTAAATTTTCGAAGCCGATTACAAAACATCAACTATATTCGGATGGTAATTTTAGTAATAATAATTCATCAGAGGGAACAAAAACTGCAACACAATTATTTTTTGATACTAAGAATAAGGAAGAATTATTTGTAAAAGTAGCCTTATCATCTGTAAGTGTAGAAAATGCAAAAGATAATTTAAGAGAAGGAGGTTTCGATTTTAATATAATAAAAGATGAAGCAGAAGACAAATGGAGCAATGCTTTAACAAAAATTGAAGTTGAAACGCCTGTAGATTCTTTAAAAACAATTTTTTACACAGCAATGTATCATGCACAATTAGCGCCAGTTACTTACAGCGATAAAAACGGTCAATTTAGAAAAGAGAATGACGAAATTGTAACTGCAAAAAACTATACAGCATATTCTACATTATCACTTTGGGATACTTTTAGAGCAGAACATCCTTTATTAACTTTAACAGCGCCAGATAGAGTTTCCGATATTATAAATACAATGTTGGCATATTATGAAACCAAAGAAATATTACCAGTTTGGACTTTGTACGCAAACGAAACCAATACAATGACTGGTTATCATTCAATCCCAGTAATTGTAGAAGCATATATGAAAGGAATTCGTGGTTTCGATACCGAAAAAGCATTTGAAGCAATGAAAACAACAATGATGCAAGATGAAAGAGGATTGAATCATTATAAGAAATACGGATATATTCCTTATAGTTTATTGGACGAATCTGTAACAATTACTTTAGAGTACGCATATGACGATTGGTGTGTAGCTCAAATGGCAAAAGCCTTAGGGAAAGATGCTGATTACAAATTTTTCTTAGATCGTTCAAAGGCATATCAACATTTATTTGATAATAAAACTGGTTTTATGCGAGGAAGATCTGTAGATGGTAAGTCTTTCAACGAACCTTTTGATGCAAAACATTCCAACCACAGAGAGCAAACAGATTACACAGAAGGGAATGCTTGGCAACATAGTTGGTTTGTTCCTCAAGATCCAGAAGATTTTATTAAACTTCACGGAAGTAACGAAGTTTTTGCAAGTAGATTAGAGCAGTTATTTACAGAAAGCTCAGAAATTACTGGCGATAATATTTCTGCAGATATTTCTGGACTTATTGGACAATATGCGCATGGAAATGAACCAAGTCATCATATCGCTTACCTTTTTAACCATGCAAATCAACCTTGGCGAACGCAATATTGGGCACGTCATATCATGGATACGCAATATAATACAACTCCAAATGGTTTAAGTGGAAATGAAGATTGTGGTCAAATGAGTGCTTGGTATGCGTTAAGCTCTATTGGATTATATGCCATGAATCCTGCTTCTGGAAATTATGAAATTGGAAGCCCTATTTTCGAAAAAGCAACAATTAAAGTTTCTGAAGGAAAAACATTTATAATTGAAGGAGAAAACGTTTCAGATAAGAATATTTATATCCAATCTGCAACGCTTAATGGTAAAGAGTTCAATAGAACAAACATCTCTCATAAAGAGATATTAGAAGGTGGAACACTGCATTTTGTAATGGGTAGTCAGCCGAACAAAAATTGGGGGAGTTTAAAATAA
- a CDS encoding LytR/AlgR family response regulator transcription factor: MGIRSLIIDDEPLAINVIKNYLEQINDIDVVSTFGNAIDALNFLKKEVVDLIFLDINMPLLDGLSFIKSLEHKPLIIITSAHKEYAVETYELEVLDYLIKPIPFPRFMLAINKAQKIFYNNKQSQTKINTRPFIFVKVDKKKNIKIFLDEILVIESLRDYLKISTSTDRFIIHQTHNSFIEMLPSKNFIRIHRSYTVAFDKIDVLEGNSVEVGGMRYVIGRSYLDEVKGKILNPPNN; this comes from the coding sequence ATGGGGATAAGAAGTTTGATTATTGATGATGAGCCATTAGCTATTAATGTGATTAAAAATTACTTAGAGCAAATAAACGATATAGATGTTGTTTCGACATTTGGTAACGCCATTGATGCATTAAACTTTTTAAAAAAAGAAGTAGTAGATCTAATTTTTTTAGACATAAATATGCCTCTTTTAGATGGTTTAAGTTTTATTAAAAGCCTAGAACACAAACCTCTTATTATTATTACAAGTGCCCACAAAGAATATGCTGTGGAAACTTATGAATTGGAAGTGCTCGATTATTTAATAAAACCAATTCCATTTCCTCGTTTTATGTTGGCTATAAATAAGGCACAGAAGATTTTCTATAATAATAAACAATCTCAAACAAAAATTAATACAAGGCCATTTATCTTTGTTAAAGTAGATAAAAAGAAAAATATTAAAATTTTTTTAGATGAAATTTTGGTAATAGAAAGCCTAAGGGATTACTTAAAAATTAGTACTTCTACAGATCGATTTATTATACACCAAACACATAATAGTTTTATTGAAATGTTACCTTCTAAAAATTTTATTCGAATTCATAGATCTTACACTGTAGCATTTGACAAAATAGATGTTTTAGAAGGCAATAGCGTTGAAGTTGGAGGCATGAGATATGTTATTGGTAGAAGTTACTTAGACGAAGTTAAAGGCAAAATACTAAACCCACCCAACAATTAA
- a CDS encoding glycosyltransferase has translation MRKIIVSVTNDLTTDQRVEKVCNSLHRNGYDIYLVGRFLKNSKKIERNYSIKRFKLLFNSGVLFYAEYNIRLFFFLLFKKKDILLCNDVDTLLPNYIISKIQLKKLVFDSHELFSEIPELANRSKVKRIWLSIENWTIPKLKNNYTVCNSIANYYKNKYNVQFETILNVPNKKIVEKGVFPFKTSQKKIILYQGALNIGRGLELMIETMEYLENHLLVIIGNGDIYEDLKEKTATLKLNEKVFFLGRKNPEDLKKLTPLADLGFSLEEDLGLNYRFALPNKIFDYIQAEVPVIVSNLPEMKKIATEHKIGEIIEKREPKSLANQIKRILEKDYSNQLKEAKKTLIWENQEEKLLAIFKNAK, from the coding sequence TTGAGAAAAATAATTGTTTCAGTTACAAACGACTTAACTACAGACCAAAGAGTAGAAAAAGTGTGTAATTCTTTACATAGAAATGGATATGATATTTATTTAGTGGGAAGATTTCTTAAAAATTCTAAAAAAATTGAAAGAAATTATTCGATCAAAAGATTCAAATTATTATTTAATTCTGGGGTTCTTTTTTATGCTGAATATAATATTCGTTTGTTCTTTTTTTTACTTTTTAAAAAGAAAGATATTTTACTTTGCAATGATGTAGACACTCTTTTACCCAACTATATTATTAGTAAAATACAGCTTAAAAAACTGGTTTTTGATAGTCACGAACTTTTTTCTGAAATTCCTGAATTGGCAAACCGTTCTAAAGTTAAAAGAATTTGGCTTTCCATTGAAAACTGGACAATTCCAAAACTTAAAAATAACTACACTGTTTGTAATAGTATTGCCAATTATTATAAAAACAAATACAATGTTCAATTTGAAACTATCTTAAATGTTCCGAATAAAAAAATTGTAGAAAAAGGTGTTTTTCCGTTTAAAACTAGTCAGAAAAAAATTATCTTATATCAAGGTGCTTTAAACATTGGTCGTGGTTTGGAACTGATGATAGAAACCATGGAATATCTAGAAAACCATCTTCTTGTAATTATTGGAAATGGGGACATTTATGAGGACTTAAAAGAAAAAACTGCAACTTTAAAATTGAATGAAAAAGTATTTTTCTTGGGCAGAAAAAACCCTGAAGACCTTAAAAAATTAACGCCTCTGGCTGATTTAGGTTTTAGCTTAGAAGAAGATTTAGGTCTTAACTACAGATTTGCTTTACCCAATAAAATTTTCGATTACATACAAGCTGAAGTCCCAGTGATTGTTTCTAATTTACCAGAAATGAAAAAGATTGCAACTGAACATAAAATTGGCGAAATCATTGAAAAAAGAGAGCCAAAATCATTGGCTAATCAAATAAAAAGAATCTTAGAAAAAGATTATTCAAACCAATTAAAAGAAGCAAAAAAAACATTGATTTGGGAAAATCAAGAAGAAAAATTATTGGCCATTTTTAAAAACGCCAAATAG
- a CDS encoding glycosyltransferase family 2 protein: MLSVLIPTYNYNSFPFVKELHKQLIEEKVDFEIICLDDGSKSILNIKNKKTNSLSFANFEELTTNIGRSAIRNLLAKKATYKWLLFLDADGFPVHDNFIKLYVEKIKEPNNKFSGFIGGRVHKVESEKNLRIKFGIEREEVSEDLRNENPYRYFFTSNILFKKSVFNEIQFNEKLTGYGYEDLVFGNEMRALNHKVFHINNPVYHLQIEDNTVFINKTKQGLNNLLFLKKQNLLKENDVKLLSYFNKINSFGFQKTMIKLKDFFIRKAIETSSLFYYDLFKLSYLCYLKEKQDETK, from the coding sequence ATGCTTTCAGTTTTAATACCAACATATAATTATAACAGTTTTCCATTCGTAAAAGAGCTTCATAAGCAATTGATTGAAGAAAAAGTTGACTTTGAAATTATCTGTTTAGATGATGGTTCTAAATCAATTTTAAATATAAAAAATAAAAAAACAAATAGTTTATCGTTTGCTAATTTTGAAGAGCTTACAACAAATATTGGTAGAAGTGCTATTCGAAATTTATTAGCCAAAAAAGCAACTTATAAATGGTTATTATTTCTAGATGCAGACGGATTTCCAGTACATGATAATTTTATAAAATTATATGTAGAAAAGATTAAAGAACCAAATAATAAATTTTCTGGTTTTATTGGAGGAAGAGTTCACAAAGTAGAATCAGAAAAAAATCTTAGAATTAAATTCGGCATTGAAAGAGAAGAAGTATCTGAAGATTTAAGAAACGAGAATCCTTATAGATATTTTTTTACATCGAATATTTTATTTAAAAAAAGTGTTTTTAATGAGATTCAGTTTAACGAAAAATTAACTGGTTATGGTTATGAAGATCTTGTTTTTGGAAATGAAATGAGAGCATTAAACCATAAAGTTTTTCATATTAATAATCCTGTTTATCATTTACAAATAGAAGATAACACTGTGTTTATAAATAAAACAAAACAAGGGCTAAATAATTTATTGTTTTTAAAAAAGCAAAATTTACTGAAAGAAAACGACGTTAAATTATTATCTTATTTCAATAAAATAAATAGTTTTGGTTTCCAAAAAACCATGATAAAGCTAAAAGATTTCTTTATTAGGAAAGCAATAGAAACATCTTCTTTATTTTATTACGATTTGTTTAAGTTAAGTTACTTGTGTTATTTAAAGGAAAAACAAGATGAAACGAAATAG
- a CDS encoding 2OG-Fe(II) oxygenase, producing the protein MKRNRVEIADLIFNNLKSNQKELKNQFHASKNEIGYFYLDNLLPKELALEIHKNFPGTEDAVQRKSLREYKFTAFQMDKYNTFLEETIFAFQDERIVSLVSEICGIEEVFPDSNLYAGGLSLMKKDNFLNPHLDNSHDKDRNRWRVLNLLYYVTPNWELKNGGNLELWPKGLEEKQTIVTSKFNRLVVMATHQKSWHSVNKVLVEDVRCCVSNYYFSEEPLLVSDNFHVTTFRARPEEKVKDFILQIDNKLRSAVRKLFKKGVRENPHQYKK; encoded by the coding sequence ATGAAACGAAATAGAGTAGAAATAGCAGATTTAATTTTCAATAATTTAAAAAGCAATCAAAAAGAATTAAAAAATCAATTCCATGCTAGTAAAAATGAAATTGGTTATTTTTATTTGGATAATCTATTGCCAAAAGAATTAGCTCTAGAAATTCATAAGAATTTCCCAGGTACAGAAGATGCTGTGCAAAGAAAAAGTCTTCGGGAATATAAGTTCACAGCTTTTCAAATGGATAAATACAATACTTTTTTAGAGGAAACCATTTTTGCTTTTCAAGATGAAAGAATAGTAAGTTTGGTTTCCGAAATATGTGGAATCGAAGAAGTGTTTCCAGACTCTAATTTGTATGCAGGAGGTTTGTCATTAATGAAAAAAGATAATTTTTTAAACCCGCATTTAGACAATTCTCACGATAAAGATAGAAATCGTTGGCGCGTTTTAAATCTTCTCTATTATGTTACCCCAAATTGGGAGTTAAAAAATGGGGGTAATTTAGAGCTATGGCCAAAAGGGTTAGAGGAAAAACAAACAATTGTAACTAGTAAATTTAATAGATTAGTGGTTATGGCTACACATCAAAAATCTTGGCATTCTGTAAATAAAGTTTTGGTAGAAGATGTTAGGTGTTGTGTTTCTAATTATTATTTTTCGGAAGAACCTTTATTAGTTTCAGATAACTTTCATGTTACTACTTTTAGAGCAAGACCCGAAGAAAAAGTAAAAGATTTTATATTACAAATAGATAATAAGTTAAGAAGTGCTGTTAGAAAATTGTTTAAAAAAGGTGTTCGAGAAAACCCACATCAATATAAAAAATAA